One region of Cucurbita pepo subsp. pepo cultivar mu-cu-16 chromosome LG03, ASM280686v2, whole genome shotgun sequence genomic DNA includes:
- the LOC111790124 gene encoding probable polygalacturonase translates to MRRMLVALLLLLLQLSNATKIVGEELELVGQCDSKPTLDPRPHSVSILEFGAVGDGKTLNTIAFQNAIFYLKSFADKGGAQLYVPPGKWLTGSINLTSHLTLFLEKGAVILGSQNPSHWELVNPLPSYGRGIEVPGKRYRSLINGYNLQDVVITGDDGVIDGQGLVWWNWFSSHSLNYSRPHLVEFEDSKYIVVSNLTFLNTPAYNIHPVYCSNVYIYNISVSAPSESPHTVGIVPDSSDHVCIEGSNIATGYDAIALKSGWDQYGIAYGRPSKNIHIRRVHLQSSSGSSIAFGSEMSGGISNVLVEHVQLHNSSTAIQFRTTKGRGGYIKGIVVSDVEMENISTAFSASGHFGLHPDDEFDPNALPIVQDITLQNVRGSNIKIAGNFSGIPESPFTSIYLSNITFLISSSSSSSWICSDVSGFSDSVIPPPCSDLSHPYSISSSAASPLLNSARKTAVL, encoded by the exons ATGAGGAGGATGCTA GTGGCAttgctgttgttgttgctaCAATTGAGCAATGCTACGAAGATAGTCGGTGAAGAGCTCGAGCTCGTCGGACAGTGCGATTCTAAACCAACATTAGATCCAAGACCACACAGTGTGTCGATCTTGGAGTTTGGCGCGGTTGGAGATGGAAAAACTCTCAATACCATTGCTTTCCAAAATGCCATTTTCTATCTCAAATCCTTTGCTGATAAGGGTGGAGCTCAGCTTTATGTTCCACCTGGGAAATGGCTCACTGGAAGCATTAATCTTACTAGCCACCTGACCCTGTTCTTGGAAAAAGGTGCTGTGATTCTTGGCTCTCAG AATCCTTCCCATTGGGAGCTTGTCAATCCTTTACCTTCATATGGTAGAGGTATCGAAGTTCCCGGGAAACGATATCGGAGCTTGATAAATGGTTACAATTTACAAGATGTTGTGATAACAG GTGATGATGGGGTCATTGATGGACAGGGTTTAGTTTGGTGGAATTGGTTCAGCTCTCATTCCTTAAACTACAGCCGCCCTCACCTTGTCGAATTCGAGGATTCTAAATATATCGTTGTTTCAAACCTCACTTTTTTGAATACTCCTGCATATAACATTCATCCAGTCTATTGCAG TAACGTCTATATTTACAACATCTCTGTCTCTGCACCTTCGGAATCTCCCCACACGGTCGGAATAGTCCCAG ATTCCTCTGATCATGTATGCATTGAGGGCAGCAACATCGCCACAGGATATGATGCCATTGCCTTGAAGAGTGGTTGGGATCAGTATGGTATCGCCTATGGCAGACCATCTAAAAACATACACATTAGAAGGGTCCACCTTCAGTCCTCTTCAGGTTCTTCCATTGCCTTTGGTAGTGAGATGTCTGGTGGAATCTCTAATGTTCTTGTGGAGCATGTGCAACTCCACAACTCATCCACTGCCATTCAATTTCGAACCACCAAGGGACGAGGAGGTTACATTAAAGGAATAGTCGTTTCCGACGTTGAAATGGAAAACATATCCACGGCGTTCAGTGCCTCTGGTCACTTCGGGTTACACCCGGACGATGAGTTCGATCCTAACGCTCTTCCAATCGTGCAGGACATAACCTTGCAGAATGTGAGAGGCTCAAACATTAAAATTGCTGGAAACTTTTCTGGGATTCCGGAATCTCCCTTCACTTCAATCTATTTATCCAATATTACATTCTTAATCAGTTCATCTTCTTCGAGTTCTTGGATCTGTTCAGACGTTTCTGGCTTTTCGGACTCTGTAATCCCACCGCCCTGTTCTGATCTCAGTCATCcatattcaatttcttcctcAGCTGCTTCTCCTCTTCTGAATTCAGCTCGAAAAACTGCTGTTTTGTGA
- the LOC111790126 gene encoding dnaJ homolog subfamily B member 9-like — protein sequence MAPDSDFKSDLAAEICSFSARSVSCPHRHFSRPFLDWYRLFGVEQDAGIDSIRRRYLKLALQLHPDKNAHPKAEIAFKLVSEGYGCLIDNVKRRAFDLDRMKKFCPDCNTIPYRNLSSARNSNPLNLFENCLRANNSREFSQQFNNSPDCLMNNSRFHHRNHKESPIFNPSDYVCQGYPHFQTRIHPKPQSYRCFRTGNSLKYEKGRGKYEYPVFEMSRSERFVCSNVNKSHWW from the exons ATGGCTCCTGATTCCGATTTCAAATCCGATTTGGCCGCTGAAATCTGCTCGTTCTCCGCCCGTTCAGTCTCTTGTCCTCACCGCCATTTTTCCCGCCCTTTTCTCGATTGGTATCGCCTTTTCGGA GTCGAACAAGACGCCGGAATCGATTCTATTCGTCGGAGATATCTTAAGCTTG CTCTCCAACTTCATCCAGACAAAAATGCGCACCCCAAGGCTGAGATTGCCTTCAAGCTTGTCTCTGAG GGCTACGGTTGTTTAATTGATAATGTGAAGAGAAGGGCATTTGATTTGGATaggatgaagaaattttgcCCTGATTGCAACACAATCCCTTACAGAAATTTGAGCTCTGCTAGAAATTCGAATCCCTTGAATCTGTTTGAGAATTGTTTGAGGGCTAACAATTCCAGAGAATTCTCTCAACAATTCAACAACTCACCTGATTGTTTGATGAACAACAGCAGGTTTCATCACAGAAACCACAAAGAATCCCCAATCTTCAACCCATCTGATTATGTATGTCAAGGCTACCCCCATTTCCAAACCCGAATCCACCCGAAACCGCAGAGTTATCGATGTTTTAGAACTGGGAATTCATTGAAATATGAAAAGGGTAGAGGAAAGTATGAGTATCCAGTGTTTGAGATGAGTAGATCAGAGAGGTTTGTATGTTCAAATGTTAACAAATCACATTGGTGGTGA
- the LOC111790127 gene encoding ethylene-responsive transcription factor ERF071-like produces MCGGAIISDPVVDTTFSDLLGLDHNLSANSSHPSQVKIESPDGCEEAPAAAAAAEGLAGEVKKPKKIRKTKYRGIRQRPWGKWAAEIRDPQKGLRVWLGTYNTAEEAAIAYDQAAVRIRGKKAKLNFTHPPPPPPPPPQQHLPPNNIQPTLESILGLYPSPPVEPSADPWWVDDLLIYQQQNFQL; encoded by the exons ATGTGCGGCGGCGCTATCATCTCCGATCCCGTCGTCGACACCACCTTCTCCGACCTCCTCGGCCTCGACCACAACCTCTCCGCCAATTCTTCACACCCCTCTCAAG TCAAAATTGAGAGCCCCGACGGCTGTGAAGAAGctccggcggcggcggcggcggcggagggaCTTGCCGGTGAAGTGAAGAAGCCTAAAAAAATTCGCAAAACCAAATACAGGGGAATCCGGCAGCGGCCGTGGGGAAAATGGGCCGCCGAGATTCGAGACCCACAAAAGGGCCTCCGTGTTTGGCTCGGTACCTACAACACCGCCGAAGAAGCTGCCATAGCTTACGACCAAGCCGCCGTAAGAATCAGAGGCAAAAAGGCCAAACTCAACTTCACTCacccaccgccgccgccaccgccaccgccgcaACAACATCTCCCACCAAACAACATCCAACCCACCTTGGAATCAATTTTGGGTCTCTACCCCTCGCCCCCGGTGGAGCCCTCGGCGGACCCCTGGTGGGTCGATGATCTTCTCATatatcaacaacaaaattttcaactctAA
- the LOC111790125 gene encoding heavy metal-associated isoprenylated plant protein 36-like: MHAETPSSYSFQNGRFGIPSMSHTLLNIPSSLLFLFRTLNSDSSFIINLSVSPASFPFTRPLMVPELEQPKVTEIKIRIDCNGCVQKIKKALYGINGIYDINIDISEQKLTIIGWADPEIIMKAIKKTRKTATICSDAEADAGGQPPDYMLAGGGEQPNYSPNQGLPQTYDMAMVGEAQQYDQTNAQQEPQQPYGSYEPGGQVQDNTHQQPPEYGYVQQYTTEPGHDISHQQPPVYDQPSDHNHMANQPPDYSQGGHHQQPPEQSYGQVVHHHQPHNSSHNYHHNIPQGAMSQPATVIHCYNTYKPSSYVTQYVRPPTCHRPSSRTSEYIPQRPTTHYSQRTEHYNEDYYNTGTSSYNGNITSIFSDENPNACNLM; encoded by the exons ATGCATGCAGAAACACCTTCTTCGTATTCTTTCCAGAATGGTCGGTTTGGGATTCCTTCCATGTCCCACACCCTTTTAAATATTCCCAgctctcttctctttttatttcGCACTCTCAATTCCGATTCTTCGTTTATAATCAATCTCTCTGTCTCGCCTGCTTCTTTTCCCTTCACACGCCCACTAATGGTTCCAGAGCTCGAG CAACCGAAGGTTACCGAGATAAAGATCCGCATCGACTGTAATGGGTGTGTTCAGAAGATCAAGAAAGCATTGTACGGAATCAATG GTATTTACGATATCAACATAGACATTTCCGAGCAAAAGCTGACGATCATTGGATGGGCTGATCCCGAGATAATCATGAAGGCCATTAAGAAAACCAGGAAGACCGCCACCATTTGTTCCGATGCTGAAGCGGATGCTGGTGGGCAACCACCGGATTATATGCTGGCCGGGGGCGGCGAACAACCCAATTATTCACCAAATCAAGGCCTTCCCCAGACGTATGACATGGCCATGGTCGGTGAGGCACAACAATATGATCAAACCAACGCCCAACAAGAGCCACAGCAGCCTTATGGGTCATATGAACCCGGAGGACAGGTTCAAGACAACACCCACCAGCAGCCACCGGAGTATGGCTATGTCCAGCAATATACAACAGAACCCGGCCATGACATCTCCCACCAGCAGCCACCGGTATACGACCAACCGTCCGACCACAACCACATGGCTAACCAGCCACCTGATTACAGCCAAGGAGGTCACCACCAGCAACCACCAGAGCAAAGCTACGGCCAAGTAGTCCACCATCACCAACCACACAACTCTAGCCACAACTACCATCACAACATCCCACAAGGGGCAATGTCGCAGCCAGCGACCGTGATACACTGCTACAACACATACAAACCATCATCATACGTTACACAGTATGTCCGGCCACCGACATGCCACAGACCCTCGTCACGTACCTCTGAATACATACCTCAACGGCCAACCACCCATTACAGCCAAAGAACAGAACATTACAATGAAGACTATTACAACACAGGAACAAGCAGTTACAACGGAAATATCACGTCGATTTTCAGCGACGAGAATCCAAACGCCTGCAATCTAATGTAA
- the LOC111791413 gene encoding uncharacterized protein LOC111791413, with translation MNSNLGKNFDFDLGLGTSRSKSLNDQKNKTPSYSSYASFSSSYSSTQTRPPWQPNKPSWTHQPAQPNLTNPPSSMVGDIFGKSWCSTANSGSTAGIGIVEKNPNLFGDLVSSSLGSGKSNANAPLKNAAPASVSSGAASNINSFSMRNMADSLPKASSNLGKNSGNWSFDNLSSRNSNQSNTTNIKAPNLGGPSMSSTIGSGKTSSSKDPFGSLVDFGSKSSGNLNSTSKSQKINSNEDLFGDFQNASNPSTTAFPSSGPSGSDVGFKGSSFHSDINMDGFGMPSMDFGSKVQDTVQTSVDDPLDMLFSSSKASAGGASVTSEAVGAPQSLDADDWGFDSEFGGGGHDMDGSTTEIEGLPPPPAGVTASLAKNKGVDVYKQGQYADAIKWLSWAVVLFEKAGDNAAIVEVLSTRASCYKEVGEYKKAVVDCTKVLDQDDANVSVLVQRALLYESMEKYKLGSEDLRAVLKIDPGNRVARSTIHRLTKLAN, from the exons ATGAATTCTAATCTTGGGAAGAATTTCGATTTCGATTTGGGACTTGGAACCTCTCGCTCCAAATCACTCAACGatcagaaaaacaaaaccccaTCATATTCTTCATACGCTTCCTTTAGTTCTTCGTATTCCTCGACACAGACGAGGCCGCCCTGGCAGCCTAACAAGCCCTCATGGACGCATCAGCCGGCGCAGCCCAACTTGACCAATCCGCCCTCTTCCATGGTCGGTGATATATTTGGGAAGAGCTGGTGTTCGACGGCGAATTCTGGTTCCACTGCAGGCATTGGAATTGTGGAAAAGAATCCGAATCTGTTTGGCGATTTGGTAAGTTCTTCCCTGGGATCGGGTAAGAGCAATGCGAATGCTCCATTGAAGAATGCTGCTCCGGCTTCGGTGTCATCGGGTGCCGCATCGAATATAAATTCGTTTTCGATGCGAAATATGGCCGATTCGCTGCCTAAAGCTAGTAGTAATCTGGGTAAAAATAGTGGAAATTGGAGCTTTGATAATCTTAGCAGTAGGAATAGTAATCAGAGTAATACCACCAATATCAAGGCTCCGAATCTTGGAGGTCCAAGCATGAGTTCAACCATCGGCAGTGGTAAGACGAGCTCTAGCAAGGATCCCTTTGGTTCTTTAGTTGACTTCGGATCTAAATCATCCGGGAATCTGAATTCAACAAGTAAGAGTCAAAAGATCAATTCAAACGAAGACTTATTTGGGGATTTCCAGAATGCTTCAAATCCAAGCACTACAGCATTTCCCTCGAGCGGACCGAGTGGGAGTGATGTCGGTTTCAAGGGATCAAGTTTTCATTCTGACATAAACATGGATGGTTTTGGAATGCCTTCAATGGATTTTGGTTCCAAGGTTCAAGATACTGTTCAAACCTCTGTCGATGATCCACTTGATATGCTGTTTAGCTCATCCAAAGCCTCAGCTGGAGGTGCTTCAGTGACATCTGAAGCAGTTGGAGCGCCGCAATCCTTGGATGCCGATGATTGGGGATTCGATTCAGAGTTCGGGGGAGGTGGTCATGACATGGATGGTTCAACTACTGAGATTGAGGGACTTCCACCTCCTCCCGCAGGGGTGACAGCTTCTTTGGCAAAGAACAAGGGAGTCGATGTCTACAAGCAGGGACAATACGCCGATGCTATTAAGTGGCTTTCTTGGGCTGTGGTTCTTTTTGAGAAAGCTGGTGATAACGCTGCCATAGTTGAAGTTTTATCGACACGAGCTTCATGCTACAAAGAAGTTGGGGAATATAAGAAAGCTGTGGTTGATTGTACAAAG GTATTGGATCAAGATGATGCAAATGTATCTGTTCTTGTTCAACGTGCGCTTTTGTATGAAAGTATGGAGAAGTACAAACTAGGATCCGAAGACCTGAGGGCTGTCTTGAAGATAGATCCGGGTAACAGAGTTGCAAGAAGCACGATTCACCGGTTGACGAAGTTGGCAAACTAA